ACCTGGCGCGAAGACGGGACCTGAACCGAAATCTCTGTCGCAGACGCCACAGCAGCTCACTGGGGAGCGGGAGCGGGAGCGGGAGCGGCAGCGGCAGCGGCAGCGGCAGCGGCAGCGGCAGCGGCAGCGGCAGCGGCAGCGGCAGCGGCAGCGGAGGCGGAGGCGGGCGCGGACGCGCCGCCCCACGTCCCTACGCAACTAGAATCCCTCTCACCCAGCAGAGAGGTTCTTCGCCGATGCCCCCTCCACGGTATCTCCGTGCTCGGGCGCGTCAATAACGCCTACGGCGCCGGCTCCGCCGGCTTCGGGCCCTTCGGGCCCTCGTCCCTGACACGCCCTGCGCGCGGAGATTGCTGGAAGGGGTGTGCATTCGACGACGCGCCCGCACTCACGCGACGCTGGACGCGAGCGCACGAGGAAACGCTCCCATGAAGCTCCGCATCTACGACGACGCCGTCGCCATGGTCACCGAGGTCCGCGTCTACAGACTCGCGATCGCTCGCGAGGACGCCGACCACGCTCGGCAGCTCCGCCGCGCCGCCAAGTCCGTCCCGCTCAACATCGCCGAGGGCGCCTACTCCCGCGGTCGCAATCGGCACAGCCGCTACCACACCGCGCTCGGCTCCGCGAACGAGGTCGTCGCTTGTCTCGAGGTCGCCGTCGCCGACGGAATCCTCGACTCCATCGACCCCGACGTCCTCGACCGCCTCAACAAGATCATCGGCACCCTCGTCAAGCTCGCCGAGAAGTAGGCGGGCCATCAGCCGACCGGGACGGGACAGCGCTCCCGTCCCGGTCGAAGCCGCGGCTCTGGGGAGCGAGAACGGCAGCGGCGACGGGAGCGGCGACGGCAACCGCGTCCGCCTCCGCGCCGGCTTCCGCCTCCGAGCCCGCTTCCGCCTCCGCTCCCGCTCCCGCAACCGCTTCCGCGCCCGCAACCGCGCCGGCTTCCGCCGCCCAGTTGAGAACGGGGCGCCCAGTTGAGAACGGGGACGCTCTTCGTCATATGGGGCGCCCAGTTGAGAACGGGGACGCTCTTCGTCATATCGTCATGGCTCGAAGCCGCCGGATTGATTGAGCTTTCCCGAATGACGATAAGACGAAGAGCGTCCCTGGGGCACGCCAAGCGGTCGGGCCACGGCGGCGGCCGGCTTCGGAAGCGCATCGACGAGGGAGTCGATGCGGAGCGACAGGTCAGCGCCG
The Sandaracinaceae bacterium genome window above contains:
- a CDS encoding four helix bundle protein: MKLRIYDDAVAMVTEVRVYRLAIAREDADHARQLRRAAKSVPLNIAEGAYSRGRNRHSRYHTALGSANEVVACLEVAVADGILDSIDPDVLDRLNKIIGTLVKLAEK